The window GTTTTCGGTACCCGCTAATACAAAAAAAGCGCGACAAATCTATTGCCGCGCTTTTTATTTGTCCGTTTCAACAGCCCGTTCTCTGCGTTAAGAGTCAGGTGTTAACTGCCAGGTTTTAACTAACGCTAGGCTTTGACCGTCGCGTTATTGCAACCAAGTTAAGTTGCAACCAAGTTAAGTTTTATCCACGACGAGTCAACTGCTCCGCCTGGTTACCTGAGACCTGCTTTATCTGGCCACAAGCTAAGAGTAAGCACAAATTAAGAGTAAAACAGTGCTTGAAGTTTTTCGCCCGGGTTTTCCGCGCGCATAAACGACTCACCGACCAGGAAGCTGTTTACACCCTGCTCTCGCATTGCAACCACATCGGCCATTTCCAAAATACCGCTTTCTGTTACGACAATCCTGTCTTCCGGGATTTTTTGCAGCAGATCGAATGTGGTTTGCAGGGTGACTTCGAAGGTGTGCAGGTTGCGGTTGTTAATACCGATTAACTTGTTAGGCAATTCAAGTGCTAGCTCCAGCTCCTGCGCGTCATGCACTTCCACTAGCACGTCCATACCCAGGTCGTGAGCCTGCTGATTCAAATCGTGCAACTGGGTGCGATCTAGCGCCGCTACAATCAGCAACACGCAGTCGGCACCAATAGCCCGTGCTTCGGTCACCTGGTAGGAGTCCACTAAAAAATCTTTGCGAATAACCGGCAGAGGCACCGCCGCCCTTACATCCACCAGATATTGATCTGCGCCCTGAAAAAAATCGACGTCAGTTAATACCGACAAGCAGGCCGCGCCCCCTTTCAAATAACTCTGCGCGATTTCAGCGGGCTGAAAATCTTCTCGGATCACACCTTTACTTGGAGACGCTTTTTTAATTTCTGCGATGACGGCCGAGGCGCCCGCTTGCAACTTGGACTCCATGGCCGCAACAAACCCGCGCGCCGGGGAATGCGCTCGCGCCTGCCGCAAGAGTTCGTCTTCGGAGCGCACTGCACGGCGCTCCGCAATTTCTTCGTATTTTCTGCTAATTATTTTTTTCAGTACGGTGGGCGTTTCTGACACAGGAGTTTCCATTAACTTGGTAAAACGTTAAACGTTGGTAAATTCAATCAATTCTTTTAGTTTTTCTGCGGCCAGCCCAGAGGACAATGCGTCTTCCGCCATGGCAACGCCATCTTTCATCGATCCAGCCAAACCGGCAACATAAATTGCCGCACCCGCGTTTATGGCAATAATGGCAGCCGCTTTCTGGCTCAGCTCGGTGGTATCGCCTTTAAACGCGCCGCGAATGAGCCCCAAAGATTCCTCAGCACTGGTAACAGAGAGACCATCGAGATCGCTATAGCCAAAGCCATAGTCGGCAGGGTCAACTTTAAATTCGGTGACCACGCCATTTTTTAATTCGGCCACATGGCTGGGGGCAGCGATGGAAAGCTCATCGAGACCATCGTCGGAACAAACAATCATTACGTGCTCGGAGCCCAGGCGGCCCAGCACCTCCGCCATTGGTCGGCACAATGCTGGCGTAAATACGCCAATAACCTGCCGCTTGACGCCCGCCGGGTTGGTCATCGGGCCAAGCATATTAAAGATTGTGCGCAGCGCCAGTTCTTTGCGCGGGCCAATCGCATGTTTCATAGCACTGTGATGGGCCGGCGCAAACATAAAGCCAACGCCGACATTTTCAATAGCACGGGCAACCACATCTGGCGCCGCGCTGAGATTTACCCCAGCCGCTTCCAGAACATCAGCACTTCCGGTGGAACTGGAAACACTGCGATTACCGTGTTTCGCCACATGACCACCTGCTGCGGCAACCACAAAAGCCGCTGCGGTGGAAACGTTAAAGAGGTTAGCCCCGTCACCCCCGGTGCCGCAGGTGTCGACTAAATTGTTCGCGGAAACCTCGACTTTTGTCGCCAGCTCACGCATGACCATTGCGGCCCCGGTGATTTCGTCCAGCGATTCACTTTTCATGCGCAGGGCGACCAGGAAACCGCCGATTTGCGCAGGCGTAGCCTGGCCACTCATCACTGCGGTCATCACCTCAACCATTTCGTCCTGAGAGAGATCATTGCCCGCAACTACGCGAGCGAGGGCTTGTTGAATATTCATAGCGAGTTCTTATTTATGGTTACGTTCTTATTTATGGCTAACAATAATTTGACTGCTCGCAGGCATTTCCGGTGCTTACACTCGCGTCACACTTCAACACGCAAAAAGTTTTCTAGCAGTTGGTGGCCATGCTCAGAGAGAATGGACTCGGGGTGGAATTGAACACCTTCCACGGCGAAGTCTTTATGGCGCACGCCCATAATTTCATCCAGCTGGCCATCTTCGGTTTCGGTCCAGGCGGTCACTTCAAGACAGTCCGGCAGCGTGTTTTTGTCGATAACGAGCGAGTGATAACGGGTCGCCAGGTAAGGCGTTGTCAGGTCTTTAAATACGCCCACCCCTTTGTGGTGAATGGGTGAGGTCTTGCCATGCATGACTTCGCGAGCACGCACAATGTTGCCACCAAACGCCTGACCAATGCTCTGGTGACCGAGACAAATACCAAATACCGGTATTTTGCCCGCAAAATGCTGAACAACCTCTACCGACACGCCCGCCTCGGTGGGAGTACAGGGGCCGGGAGAAACAACAATTCGCTCCGGTTTGCGCGCGATGATTTCGTCCAGTGACAGTTCGTCGTTGCGCACCACGTGAACGTCGGCTTTTAGCTCACCCAAATACTGCACAACGTTGTAAGTAAAGGAGTCGTAATTGTCGATCATCAAAAGCATGGCGAAGTACCGGATTGTGTGCGGGCCGCTTGGCGCGCTGACTAAGAAATATCGCAGGCCGGTATTATAGGGGCTATCTGTAAAAGATGGGTAGGCGCCCCGCCAATGAGTCGTTGGAAGCGGCAAAAACATGCCAAAGATTGTGTCGGGCTTTTTTACAAATAGTTAAAACCTGCTATTACTACACCAATGCCGTTAGTTTCTCGACGAAATATGAAGAGCGCAGCAAACAAGGAATTGGTTCACAACATTGAAAAATGGCATCGAATACCCCCGACAAAAATCAGCATATGTAGTGATCTGCCAGACAAAAAATCCATACTTACTACCTACAAGATATTGGCGTAAAAATTAAATATGCATTGTTTATGTCATAAGGTATGCGTTAACGCCGCATGATTAGCGCCTAAATCAACACAAATTTGGCAAATGCATACTTCACATAATCGGGAACGAAACGTGCATAAGGTCACGTTATAACGATAAGCTCACCGACAAAAGACACGATTTGAGAGTTTTAAAACATGGCGCCGAGGAAAGATCGACCAGACCATATTGAACTGGTGAACAAGTCTTCCCAAAAACCGGTTCACCCGCCGAAGCTTTTAGGCCATATTCAAAATCAGGCCCAAGAGAGTGCGGTGCGTTTGCTCGATCACATGTTCTCGGCGACAGACGACCTCTTCTACGACCTTTCCAAACGCGCAACCAGTAACAACGAGCAAAACCTCTATTTCGATGCCATGCGCGAAATTCGCATAAAGAAAAAGGGTGTGGCTACCGAGTTCCTGCGCCAGATAAGTACCCTGTTTACTGAGTTGCTCAACAGCGACAGTAACAAACGCGAAACCGCGCAGGCGGAAGACGAACTCGGGCTTTCCATCGTCGAAGGCGACGACCTGGAGATCGAACTCGCGCTAAATAACATGACAGGCCGCACCCGCGACACCTACAAGCTGGAACTCTACGAACTGGCGATGCGGCTCGATCATCTGCTGTTACGCATTCCCGTGAGCGAAGACAACAACCCGCTGGACCCGAAGCAGATATCCAACGCATTTGTGGATGCGTGTAACACACAGCTTAGGGTCACCATTAAAGCGCGGCTCATCCTGTTCAAATTGTTCGAAAAACATGTGTTAAAGCAGTTAGGTCATATTTATTCGGATGCGAACCAGATTTTGCTGGATGCAGGCATACTGCCAAAAGTGCCGCGTCAATTGCACCGCTCTCGCTCCGCAGAGGCTCCTGGTCAGCACGCGCCTGATCCCGGCAGCAGTGCTGCCGCTCAGCACGATGTTTTTGAGCCCAGAGCGGCAACCGCCGCCCAACCGGCAGTTAACTTTCAGTTGGATGTCAACACGCTCAGCGCTTTGATGTCTTCGGCCCGCTCGGGCGCACCGCAGGCACTTCCCAGCGGCACGCTGATTAACTCCACTGGGCCCTACACCTACTACCTGTACTCCAGCAATCCCGGGCCGATCATGGCATCGCCGCAGCTTTCGTCGCTGTTGACGAAATCACAGCCGTTGGTCGACCGCCAACTGGCAGCGATCGAACCGCGTAACATTATTTCCGACGTTGTGAATCAACTGCTGGCCAAGCGCGACCCCGAAGTTCCCCAAGCGCTGGAGCAGCCCGATGAAGACATCATCAACCTGATCGCGATGTTCTTTGACAATGTGCTGTCCGACGAAAGCCTGCCGCTCGCTGTTCAATCGCTGATCTGCCGGTTGCAGATTCCAGTGCTCAAAATTGCCCTGCACGATCGCAGCTTCCTGACAGATGCGGAGCACCCGGCACGCAAACTCATTAACACCATTACCAATGCCGGTTTCAGCTTTGATGAGTCCAAACCGTTGGAGCGCGACCCGCTGTACCGCAAAATCGCCGACGGTATTCAAACTATCAACCGTCTCTACAAGACTGACGAAAAAGTTATTGCCGAATTTTTGGCCGAGCTTGAAGAGCACATTGTCAAAGAAAGCCACAAATCGGATCTGGTCGAAAAACGCACAACGCAAACAGAAGAAGGTAAATCCCGTATCCGCCAGGCGCGCGCCTCGGCTCAAAATGCGCTTTACCAAAAACTGAAAACCGCGCACCTGCCGGAAGCCATGAACGAGTTTCTCACCAACACTTGGCTGCAGGTACTGGTGATTACCCACCTCAAGCACGGCCATGACAGCGCCGAGTGGGTGGAGTCTGAATCTCTGGTGAGCGATATTATGTGGCTGTGCCAGCCTCATAACGACGAGCGCTCGCTAATGCGCAAAAAGCGCTTGCAACCTGAAGTGTTGCAACGGGTGGAAAACGGGTTGGAAATTGCTATCGATAACCCGGAAGCGCGGTTACAGAAAATAGCGGCTATCGAGGAGCTGCTGGCTTCACTGAGTGACCCGGAAGCACCACAGTCCGATTTCGCCCCGCTGAACCGCCACCAGATCGAAACCCTGGGCAAGGCCGATCTCGACCAAAAGCCCTGGGAAGACATGACTGCGCTGGAACGCCAGCAGTCCCGCTATGAACAGCTTTCCAACAAGTATTTTCTCGAGGCCAAAGATATTCCTGAAGGCGTCTGGTTATCGTACGACGACGAGCAAACCTCTAAAACTGTGCGCTGCAAGTTGAGTAGTAAAATCGATTCCGAGAGCTACATCTTTGTAAATCGCTTTGGCTTTAAGATGATGGAAAAAACCCGTCGCCAACTCGCTTACGATATGCAGTTCAACCGCGCCCGCATTCTCGATTCCCGCCCCCTGTTCGAACGTTTGATGGACAAAGTCGTTACCCAACTGCGCCAAGCTGCATAGCTGTGCGCAAACTGCGCGAATAACTGTATAATGCCGCCTCGCTTCCGGAGGCGGAATCCGTTTTTATGCTTTCCCCTTTAAAAACGTGCCGCTGTGTGTGCATTGCAATATACGCAGGCATCACTCGCCGGACAAAATGCGCTGCGATGCTGGCAGTCCGCACACGTTTTAGTGACTAAGAGCAAAAAATGGAATTCAGCACAGTTACCCAAATTGCCTTCGCAAGCGCAGCCTTGCTGTTTTTCATTTTCTCTCTCACTCTGATTTTTTACAGCAAGCGCATACAGCTACACTGGTCTTTCTACCTGGCCGCATTGATACACGCTGGCTGGCTAGCGTCCATTCCCGTCACCAGCTTGCTGGCCCCGTCGACGCCGGGAAGCTTGTTCTGCATAGAAACCCTGCATTACGCCGCCTGGATATATGCGCTGGTGCGCAACACGGAGCATCTGTGTTCCAGCAAACTGCCAAAGTTGTACAAATACGGGCTGTACGCGGTCGCCATCGCTGCCCTGCTGCTCGCCCTCGCTGTAGACGGTATGGGTTACACCGGCAAACACATCGACCAACTGGTTATCTGGCAGGGCATTCTGTTTTCGATTATTTCGCTGCTGGGTGTTGAACAGCTCTACCGCAACGTACTTAACTACCGCCTGGTAAAACTGCTCTGTTTAAACCTCGCGTTTATTTTTATTTTCGACGCCTATCTATTCTCACAAAGCCTGTTCCTCTATAGCCTGAGTGCAGACCTGTGGCAGGCGCGCGCGGCCGTTGCCATGGCAGCCAGTTTATTTATGACCGTTGGGGTCGTGACCCTTAACCAGCCGGCAATGCAATCGGCAAAACTGACGCTGTCTCGCCCCATCGCGTTTTACACCACTTCGCTGACGCTGGCAGGGGCCTTACTCACCCTGCTCGCCATCGCCGGCTACTATGTCGAGTTGCATGGCGGCAGCTGGGGAACGGTGATCTACACCCTGCTGCTGGCAACCGGGCTGATTTCCATCACCGTCGTATTTTCTTCGAATACTACCCGCGAGCGCCTCAAAGTACTGATCAATAAACATCTGTTCAGCCACAAATACGACTATCGCGCAGAGTGGCTGCGATTGATCAACCAGCTATCGCAGCCCACCACTCCCGACGAAATTCATACACGCGCAATAAACGTTGTGGCCGATCTGTTTAAGAGTCGCGGCGGTGCGCTCTGGTTGCGACGAGGCAAGGTATTAGTGCCCGTGCAGCAGGTCAATGTGGTGATGGATATCTCCGAAATGATTGAACCGGAGTCCACGGAGTTTTGCCTGGAGCTGGAGCAGGAGTGGGTGTTTTCGCCTCACTCACCGAGCATGGCACTGGCGCAACACAATGAACTGTTACCGGAGTGGGTGGAACACCTTGCGGAAGTGTGGCTGATTCTGCCTTTGCTCAACGAGAACAGCCTGGTCGGTTTTATGGCTCTCACGGAGCCGCAGGATAAAGCCATGCTGAATTGGGAAGACCTCGACTTGATTAAAACCGTGGGCCGCCAGGTCGCCAGCTACCTCGAACGCCACGAGCAATCGGAACTGTTGGCCGAGTCGCGCCAGTTCGATGCGTTCAACAAGTTGGCTGCCTACGTTATGCACGATTTAAAAAATCTTATCGCTCAACAATCACTGGTGGTGAAAAACGCGGAAAAGCACAAAGACAACCCGGCGTTTGTCGAGGATGCTATGAACACCATCAATAATTCTGTTGTGCGCATGAAAAACCTGCTGCGCAAGTTACAGCACAACGAACCGGAAGAGATTACCGTATTTCCAGTTAAGCAGGTGCTTATTGAGGCGATAAGGCGCTGCCAAAAATCGAAACCAACACCGACCCTGCGCACCTTGTCTGATGACTGGAAAGCCAAAGCGGATTTCGATAGCCTCGTGATGGTGTTCACCCACATTATCCAAAATGCGCAGGACGCGACACACGAAGATGGCTATATCGATATCGAAGGCGATATAGAAGGCAAAATTCTCGCAATCAGTATCGAGGATAACGGCTCGGGAATGACGCTTGATTTCATTCAAAGTCGCCTGTTCAAACCCTTCGAAACAACAAAAACCGGCAAGGGCATGGGAATTGGCATGTACCAAGCGCGTGAGTATACGCAGAGCCTCGGTGGCAATATTGCGGTGGAAAGCTCCCCCGGCGAGGGCACTACCTTTATAATCACCGTACCCGTCGTTTGATTAACACGCGAATTCGGCCCGAAATAACTACTGGAAAAATTATGAGTAAAGCTGACGCCAAACAGAAACTGCTAATTGTTGAAGACGATCTGGGGCTGCAAAGTCAGCTGCGATGGCATTTTGATCAGTATGAAGTTATTTGTGCAAGCGACCGTGAAGAAGCTATTGCTGCAATTCGGCTGCATGAACCTCCCATTGTGTTACAGGATCTGGGTTTACCACCCGATGACGAAGGAGTCGACGAGGGATTCCGCTGTATTCGCGAGATTTCAAACCTGTCGCCCAGCGCAAAAATCATCGTAATGACAGGTAATGCCGACTACGAAAATGCGGTGCGTGCAGTCGCCATGGGCGCGTACGATTTTTATCAAAAGCCGGTGAATCCGGAAACCCTCGACCTTATTTTGCAGCGCGCTTACCACATTCACAGCCTCGAAGAGCAAAACCGCATTCTGCAGGAACAGACACAAACCCCGCTCGAGGGTGTTATCGCCTGCGACCCATCAATGTTGAAAATCTGTCGCACAATTGAAAAGCTGGCGCCGTCGGATGTGACCTGTACGCTCACCGGCGA of the Teredinibacter turnerae T7901 genome contains:
- the trpC gene encoding indole-3-glycerol phosphate synthase TrpC, encoding METPVSETPTVLKKIISRKYEEIAERRAVRSEDELLRQARAHSPARGFVAAMESKLQAGASAVIAEIKKASPSKGVIREDFQPAEIAQSYLKGGAACLSVLTDVDFFQGADQYLVDVRAAVPLPVIRKDFLVDSYQVTEARAIGADCVLLIVAALDRTQLHDLNQQAHDLGMDVLVEVHDAQELELALELPNKLIGINNRNLHTFEVTLQTTFDLLQKIPEDRIVVTESGILEMADVVAMREQGVNSFLVGESFMRAENPGEKLQALFYS
- the trpD gene encoding anthranilate phosphoribosyltransferase, which encodes MNIQQALARVVAGNDLSQDEMVEVMTAVMSGQATPAQIGGFLVALRMKSESLDEITGAAMVMRELATKVEVSANNLVDTCGTGGDGANLFNVSTAAAFVVAAAGGHVAKHGNRSVSSSTGSADVLEAAGVNLSAAPDVVARAIENVGVGFMFAPAHHSAMKHAIGPRKELALRTIFNMLGPMTNPAGVKRQVIGVFTPALCRPMAEVLGRLGSEHVMIVCSDDGLDELSIAAPSHVAELKNGVVTEFKVDPADYGFGYSDLDGLSVTSAEESLGLIRGAFKGDTTELSQKAAAIIAINAGAAIYVAGLAGSMKDGVAMAEDALSSGLAAEKLKELIEFTNV
- the prsK gene encoding XrtA/PEP-CTERM system histidine kinase PrsK produces the protein MEFSTVTQIAFASAALLFFIFSLTLIFYSKRIQLHWSFYLAALIHAGWLASIPVTSLLAPSTPGSLFCIETLHYAAWIYALVRNTEHLCSSKLPKLYKYGLYAVAIAALLLALAVDGMGYTGKHIDQLVIWQGILFSIISLLGVEQLYRNVLNYRLVKLLCLNLAFIFIFDAYLFSQSLFLYSLSADLWQARAAVAMAASLFMTVGVVTLNQPAMQSAKLTLSRPIAFYTTSLTLAGALLTLLAIAGYYVELHGGSWGTVIYTLLLATGLISITVVFSSNTTRERLKVLINKHLFSHKYDYRAEWLRLINQLSQPTTPDEIHTRAINVVADLFKSRGGALWLRRGKVLVPVQQVNVVMDISEMIEPESTEFCLELEQEWVFSPHSPSMALAQHNELLPEWVEHLAEVWLILPLLNENSLVGFMALTEPQDKAMLNWEDLDLIKTVGRQVASYLERHEQSELLAESRQFDAFNKLAAYVMHDLKNLIAQQSLVVKNAEKHKDNPAFVEDAMNTINNSVVRMKNLLRKLQHNEPEEITVFPVKQVLIEAIRRCQKSKPTPTLRTLSDDWKAKADFDSLVMVFTHIIQNAQDATHEDGYIDIEGDIEGKILAISIEDNGSGMTLDFIQSRLFKPFETTKTGKGMGIGMYQAREYTQSLGGNIAVESSPGEGTTFIITVPVV
- a CDS encoding DUF1631 domain-containing protein; amino-acid sequence: MAPRKDRPDHIELVNKSSQKPVHPPKLLGHIQNQAQESAVRLLDHMFSATDDLFYDLSKRATSNNEQNLYFDAMREIRIKKKGVATEFLRQISTLFTELLNSDSNKRETAQAEDELGLSIVEGDDLEIELALNNMTGRTRDTYKLELYELAMRLDHLLLRIPVSEDNNPLDPKQISNAFVDACNTQLRVTIKARLILFKLFEKHVLKQLGHIYSDANQILLDAGILPKVPRQLHRSRSAEAPGQHAPDPGSSAAAQHDVFEPRAATAAQPAVNFQLDVNTLSALMSSARSGAPQALPSGTLINSTGPYTYYLYSSNPGPIMASPQLSSLLTKSQPLVDRQLAAIEPRNIISDVVNQLLAKRDPEVPQALEQPDEDIINLIAMFFDNVLSDESLPLAVQSLICRLQIPVLKIALHDRSFLTDAEHPARKLINTITNAGFSFDESKPLERDPLYRKIADGIQTINRLYKTDEKVIAEFLAELEEHIVKESHKSDLVEKRTTQTEEGKSRIRQARASAQNALYQKLKTAHLPEAMNEFLTNTWLQVLVITHLKHGHDSAEWVESESLVSDIMWLCQPHNDERSLMRKKRLQPEVLQRVENGLEIAIDNPEARLQKIAAIEELLASLSDPEAPQSDFAPLNRHQIETLGKADLDQKPWEDMTALERQQSRYEQLSNKYFLEAKDIPEGVWLSYDDEQTSKTVRCKLSSKIDSESYIFVNRFGFKMMEKTRRQLAYDMQFNRARILDSRPLFERLMDKVVTQLRQAA
- a CDS encoding anthranilate synthase component II, which produces MLLMIDNYDSFTYNVVQYLGELKADVHVVRNDELSLDEIIARKPERIVVSPGPCTPTEAGVSVEVVQHFAGKIPVFGICLGHQSIGQAFGGNIVRAREVMHGKTSPIHHKGVGVFKDLTTPYLATRYHSLVIDKNTLPDCLEVTAWTETEDGQLDEIMGVRHKDFAVEGVQFHPESILSEHGHQLLENFLRVEV